Proteins from one Desulfonema limicola genomic window:
- a CDS encoding DUF262 domain-containing protein — protein sequence MKASEVNLNRFLSQNDTQFVIPVYQRNYDWTLLQCRQLIDDILLIGSDEKLNAHFIGSIVYVHDDVYSVSGIRELIIIDGQQRLTTVTLIYLVIYRLAIEIGNNSLVNRINETYLINKFAENEGKLKLRPTENNDKALKYLMRSDKNEEYINFSRLIDNFNYFNSRISEESYETVLKGLNKLMFVEISLDREKDDPQRIFESLNSTGLELTQADLIRNYLLMGLNRKSQNRIYENYWERIENLAKDTPTNTSKVSDFIRDYLTLENKKIPNKNKVYQEFKQKFPTSTVEELENNIRPIKRLAKHYNKLLNPSNESDKDIQLQLEYINRIEINVAFPFLLKIYDDYSNNVISKTIFIDILVLIQSFIWRRFIVGLPTNALNKIFMRLYEDVDTENYLFSIQKALLNKKGSQRFPRNTEVLNTLKEKDMYGIKPKNRTYFLERLENHENNEIVKIEGNPEITIEHIFPQNPEPKWKIELGDDEYSLIKNNYLNTISNLTLSGNNGKLSNKTFIDKRDMNINGKEQGYKYSRLWLNRFLTTIDRWGINEIEKRFQIIEERFLQIWKFPDVEIDQKTDFNEINIFDSEEPKGKKLEYAIFFEQKLEITEVSKLYLEVIKTLFDLQPQTFFTSDLCEKLNLTKDPEKCRQAVAINDTYFIESNLDNMGKFDRIKRALTIFDFEEELSIKYKK from the coding sequence ATGAAAGCAAGTGAAGTAAACCTTAACAGATTTTTATCTCAGAATGATACACAATTTGTAATCCCTGTTTATCAAAGGAACTATGACTGGACTCTTTTGCAATGCCGACAGCTTATTGACGATATATTACTTATTGGCTCGGATGAAAAACTTAATGCTCATTTCATTGGAAGTATAGTTTATGTACATGATGATGTTTATTCAGTATCAGGTATTAGAGAATTAATTATCATAGACGGTCAGCAAAGACTTACAACTGTAACCTTAATTTATTTAGTTATTTACAGATTAGCTATTGAAATAGGAAACAATTCTTTAGTTAATCGAATTAATGAAACATATTTAATAAATAAATTTGCAGAGAATGAAGGAAAATTAAAATTAAGACCTACTGAAAACAACGATAAAGCTTTAAAATATCTAATGCGTAGTGACAAAAATGAAGAATACATAAATTTTTCTCGATTAATTGATAATTTTAATTATTTCAATTCAAGAATATCTGAAGAAAGTTATGAAACTGTTTTAAAAGGATTAAATAAATTAATGTTTGTAGAAATATCGCTTGATCGAGAAAAAGATGATCCGCAAAGGATATTTGAAAGTCTAAATTCTACTGGCTTAGAGTTAACGCAGGCAGACCTCATTAGAAATTATTTACTTATGGGGCTTAATAGAAAATCTCAAAACCGAATTTACGAAAATTATTGGGAACGAATTGAAAATCTTGCAAAAGATACACCAACTAATACCAGTAAAGTTTCTGATTTCATAAGAGATTATCTTACTCTTGAAAACAAGAAAATTCCAAATAAAAATAAAGTATATCAAGAATTCAAACAAAAGTTTCCTACATCAACTGTTGAAGAATTGGAAAATAATATTAGACCCATTAAAAGATTAGCAAAGCATTACAACAAACTTTTAAATCCGTCCAATGAATCAGATAAGGATATTCAACTTCAGTTAGAATATATTAATCGTATAGAAATAAATGTTGCCTTTCCTTTTTTGCTTAAAATATACGATGATTATTCAAATAATGTTATTTCAAAAACGATATTTATAGATATATTAGTGTTAATACAGTCTTTTATATGGAGAAGATTTATTGTAGGTTTACCAACAAATGCATTGAATAAAATATTTATGCGTCTTTATGAAGATGTTGATACTGAAAATTACTTATTCTCAATTCAAAAAGCGTTACTAAATAAAAAAGGAAGCCAAAGATTTCCTCGCAATACTGAGGTGTTGAATACTCTCAAAGAAAAAGACATGTATGGAATAAAACCGAAGAACAGGACATATTTTCTTGAAAGACTTGAAAATCATGAAAATAATGAAATTGTAAAAATTGAGGGAAATCCTGAAATAACAATTGAACATATATTCCCACAAAATCCAGAACCAAAATGGAAAATAGAACTTGGAGATGATGAATACAGTTTAATAAAAAATAACTACTTAAATACAATTTCAAATCTTACTCTTTCAGGAAATAATGGAAAGCTGAGTAACAAAACCTTTATCGACAAAAGAGATATGAATATTAATGGTAAAGAACAGGGCTACAAGTATAGCAGACTTTGGCTTAACCGATTTCTGACTACAATTGATAGGTGGGGAATTAATGAAATCGAAAAAAGATTTCAGATTATTGAAGAAAGATTCCTTCAAATATGGAAATTTCCTGATGTCGAAATAGATCAAAAAACTGACTTTAACGAAATTAATATTTTTGATTCAGAAGAACCAAAAGGTAAAAAATTGGAATACGCTATTTTTTTTGAGCAAAAGTTAGAGATTACAGAAGTAAGCAAATTGTACTTAGAAGTAATAAAAACATTATTTGATTTACAACCACAAACATTTTTTACTTCTGATTTATGCGAAAAATTAAATCTTACAAAAGATCCTGAAAAATGTAGGCAAGCTGTGGCAATAAATGACACATACTTCATAGAATCAAATTTAGATAATATGGGTAAATTTGATAGAATAAAAAGAGCGTTAACAATTTTTGATTTTGAAGAAGAATTATCTATTAAATATAAAAAATAA
- a CDS encoding XisH family protein has protein sequence MTAKDTFHDAVKKALEKDEWKITDDPYFIRTLEMGFYIDLAAEKIIGAEKGNQKIAVEIKSFIATSTTSEFHKAVGQFMNYRLALKNQENDRTLYLAVPKDTHETFFKIPFIQLVVKEYQIKIAVYDPEKEVIVKWEI, from the coding sequence ATGACTGCAAAAGATACTTTCCATGATGCTGTCAAAAAAGCACTTGAAAAAGACGAATGGAAAATAACCGATGATCCGTATTTTATCCGTACTCTTGAAATGGGATTTTACATTGATCTTGCTGCGGAAAAAATAATCGGAGCAGAAAAAGGAAATCAAAAAATCGCTGTGGAAATCAAAAGTTTTATCGCAACTTCCACGACATCAGAATTTCATAAAGCTGTCGGACAATTTATGAATTATCGCCTTGCCTTGAAAAATCAAGAAAATGACCGCACATTATATCTTGCTGTTCCGAAAGATACTCATGAAACCTTCTTCAAAATACCATTTATTCAGCTTGTTGTTAAAGAATATCAAATAAAAATAGCTGTCTATGATCCAGAAAAGGAGGTAATTGTAAAATGGGAAATATAG
- a CDS encoding XisI protein, which translates to MGNIEKYRNTIQEIIKKYANEKPLPKDVEGQTIFDKESDHYQLLNVGWYKDKWIFGCVLHIDIKNGKVWIQHNGTEDEIAEELIKSGIPEQDIVIGFHSPFKRKFTKFAAG; encoded by the coding sequence ATGGGAAATATAGAAAAATATCGAAACACTATCCAGGAAATAATCAAAAAATATGCCAATGAAAAACCCCTTCCAAAAGATGTTGAAGGACAAACAATATTTGATAAAGAAAGTGATCATTATCAATTGCTTAATGTTGGATGGTATAAAGATAAATGGATATTTGGATGTGTCCTGCATATTGATATTAAAAATGGAAAAGTCTGGATACAACATAACGGAACAGAAGATGAGATAGCGGAAGAACTTATTAAATCAGGAATACCGGAACAGGATATTGTTATCGGATTTCATTCACCTTTTAAGCGTAAA